GGAGCAGGAGAAATAGCGGTACCGTTCACACTCTTCATGGGTTTGGAGATGGCATGCGGTGGGGCAAAAGCAATGCCTACAGCAAAAACATTATCGTAGGTTGGGTTTTGGTATGTCGATGGCCAATCGTTGGCGGACCACTCCTCGTACGGCTTTGCAGTGTAATCGGCATCAACCTTCATAAAGTTGTTTGGCGCAAACAGGGTAGCTGTAATATCGTGCTCCTCCTTGTCATAAGCGCTAATTCCATGACCCGAAAAGGCAGGTATTAACATGGCAAAGTCGAACGGCTCTTCCAAGTGCTCCCCAGCAAGATTTTCGTAGTAGATATTGTTCTGGTCAACCTTGTAAACTCCAGCTTGCTTAATCCAGCTGATGTCGCGCTCAAGAAAAAATGATTCAGTAAAAATCTTGGTAGAGGTAATGTAACCTCCCTTTTTTATAAAGGCGCCACCCATACCAAGATCTCCCAACTCATACTCGTTGGAAATCCACTTAATGTTGGCCATGTGGCGTAGTCCTAGCCGCCTGAGCTCGTGGTCGATATTCAAAATGTACTCAAAGGCAGCCCCTTGGCAGGTGGAGAGTGCGTGGCCGGTACCCACCACTATGGCTTGCCGTTGTCCGGCCTTCATCTTATCGAAGCAAGCCTGCAAACTTTTCCAAGCCTGCTCAGCATGTCCGGTTGAGCATACCGATGCGGTAAACTTTTCGGGACCCAGCCCCTCGGTGGCTTCAAATTTAAGCTTGGGGCCGGTAGCATTTACAAGGAAGTCGTACCAAACCTCCTCCGTTTCCCCTTGCCGTTCACCATCCACATACTCTATGGTAACAAAGCCCTTATCTACCTTGCTACTTCCTTCAGGATGGATGGATACACACCTTGCTTGCTTAAACTGAACTCCCCATCGCTTGTAGAGTGGTGCCAGCTGAAATCGAACCTGTTCCGCTCGCATTTTGCCAACTCCAACCCAAATATTCGACGGAATCCATTGATAGTACTGGCTTGGTGAAACAACTACTACATCGTGCTTCTTCGACAACCATTTACGCAAAAAAGCGGAGGCTGTGTGTCCAGCAATACCCGCACCCAAAACGACAACTCTAGCCATAATATTGAGTGTTAAAGACTAAATGTAAAGAATAATCATGATACACAGCAATTGCTTTATGATAATAGCGATATGTATTCTTCGTCATATAATAAAAACCGGTAAACG
This genomic stretch from Williamwhitmania sp. harbors:
- a CDS encoding FAD/NAD(P)-binding oxidoreductase; this translates as MARVVVLGAGIAGHTASAFLRKWLSKKHDVVVVSPSQYYQWIPSNIWVGVGKMRAEQVRFQLAPLYKRWGVQFKQARCVSIHPEGSSKVDKGFVTIEYVDGERQGETEEVWYDFLVNATGPKLKFEATEGLGPEKFTASVCSTGHAEQAWKSLQACFDKMKAGQRQAIVVGTGHALSTCQGAAFEYILNIDHELRRLGLRHMANIKWISNEYELGDLGMGGAFIKKGGYITSTKIFTESFFLERDISWIKQAGVYKVDQNNIYYENLAGEHLEEPFDFAMLIPAFSGHGISAYDKEEHDITATLFAPNNFMKVDADYTAKPYEEWSANDWPSTYQNPTYDNVFAVGIAFAPPHAISKPMKSVNGTAISPAPPRTGMPSGVMGKIVAQNITTWIKTGKPSFKHRASMAKMGAACIVSAGYGLLKGNSATMTVSPIVPDWEKYPEWGRDINKTVGEPGLAGHWLKLFMHYMFLHKAKGYPFWYLLPE